The Ranitomeya imitator isolate aRanImi1 chromosome 3, aRanImi1.pri, whole genome shotgun sequence genome has a window encoding:
- the EEF1AKMT1 gene encoding EEF1A lysine methyltransferase 1, whose product MDGSDDDDDVPQLSAHTLAALQDFYTEQQQLESLKSEPDYDTFAVGAVEEDWQLSQFWYSDETALSLAKEAMEASGKNGRIACVSAPSVYQKLKGLVGDDVTVCLLEYDKRFSVYGDEFIFYDYNKPLELPERLLQHSFDIVLADPPYLSEECLHKTAETVHFLTKGKILLCTGAVMDDLVAQILGLKMCKFIPRHNRSLANEFRCFANYEIGLDATS is encoded by the exons ATGGACGGCAGTGATGATGACGATGATGTCCCTCAGCTCTCGGCTCACACGTTGGCAGCGTTGCAGGATTTCTACACTGAACAGCAGCAGCTGGAGTCTTTGAAGTCAGAGCCGGACTATGATACGTTTGCAGTCGGAGCTGTTGAAGAAGATTGG CAATTGAGCCAGTTTTGGTACAGTGACGAAACTGCGCTGAGTCTGGCGAAAGAAGCAATGGAGGCATCCGGGAAAAATGGAAG GATCGCTTGTGTGAGTGCTCCCAGTGTCTACCAGAAGCTTAAAGGGCTGGTCGGGGATGATGTGACGGTGTGCCTGCTGGAATACGATAAGCGGTTTTCGGTGTATGGAGATGAATTCATCTTCTACGATTATAATAAACCATTAGAATTGCCAGAGCGGCTGCTGCAGCACAGCTTTGATATCGTATTAGCGGACCCCCCGTACTTATCTGAAGAGTGTCTGCACAAAACTGCTGAGACCGTTCACTTCTTGACCAAAGGGAAAATCCTGTTGTGCACAG GGGCCGTGATGGACGATTTAGTGGCTCAGATCCTCGGACTGAAAATGTGTAAATTTATTCCGAGGCACAACCGGTCTCTCGCCAATGAATTTAGATGTTTTGCCAACTATGAGATTGGTCTTGACGCCACATCCTAA